A genomic stretch from Eriocheir sinensis breed Jianghai 21 chromosome 31, ASM2467909v1, whole genome shotgun sequence includes:
- the LOC127005828 gene encoding vacuolar protein sorting-associated protein 51 homolog isoform X2: MERRRRAELLQFYGDGTKEETPYDINSKHFNCDMYVQKTIKESSLKQLLEHETDLVSEIQSLDSDCQTLVYDHYDKFIAAADIVRKMKEGSVNMEAQITRLQENMSRITASSTSITSALQERRGHLSRLLGVHGTLKKLEFLFHLPQKIDECIAEKNFSEGVRSYVETAEVLHRYRHMPSFDAIHNDCEAAVGRLNAALKEQLALKEGSARHLTECVDLLLQLGEPASGLCDDFLSHARTKLEDDLATLTRLAEAAAEAEQEGGPHQEAGEAGAEEAAKEVPQEEQSGSGGGNGVPVKAPPMDILEFVDVCHETFVGNLWLVISSYKEMFLRSPDEAGSVALEKLRAFVTGLVDQYVAVVGVRVAAEPDTAHYAPLTTALDKFHRRLHAITQLLLNTNFGDTALALVIEAGQARCNSSLTALKVGLATNLGDVRHALAAPRHLTQDGTESTHRQLNEHLTRLVASTAASIKERVTALQAFTQPKHTFAVKAEFRRRFCRELVREGVVVAFFLHLTDMMVQFCHKKDKDPVLLLLLSRMCLDLHTSTVHYLLSHCDEQLQLEDKTGLTPLHSITDGMKDAGQRLLNHYVHTQGAAISQMLRRSVELKDWLGCGEPRSVRRVMRTVLEETSTIDTQVGALYEEGSHRDRSSDSSRRTYHSVSASRGAGGRSAWSSYTPSQLDNSLVANLNKLWSERIEIFAPVEFTRLSILTGIVKISLKTLLESVRLRTFSRFGLQQVQVDAHYLRTYLWSYVADEHVLNVLLDEVVTSASVRSIEPELMEQRVVEFICEQS; encoded by the exons ATGGAGAGGCGGAGGCGCGCAGAGCTCCTCCAGTTCTATGGGGACGGGACGAAGGAGGAGACGCCCTACGACATCAATTCGAAGCACTTCAACTGTGACATGTACGTCCAGAAGACCATCAAG GAGAGCAGTCTCAAGCAGCTATTGGAACATGAGACAGATCTGGTGTCGGAGATCCAGAGCCTCGACTCTGATTGCCAGACCCTCGTGTATGACCACTACGACAAGTTCATCGCAGCTGCTGATATTGTCCGCAAG atgaaggaaggctcGGTCAACATGGAGGCACAGATCACCCGCCTGCAGGAGAATATGAGCAGGATCACGGCCTCCTCCACCAGCATCACCTCGGCCCTTCAG GAGCGCCGTGGTCACCTGAGTCGGCTGTTGGGAGTTCATGGGACTCTTAAGAAGCTGGagttccttttccatctccctcaGAAAATTGATGAGTGCATTGCTGAAAAAAACTTCTCTGAG GGTGTGCGCAGCTACGTGGAGACGGCGGAGGTGCTGCACCGTTACCGCCACATGCCATCCTTCGACGCCATCCACAATGACTGTGAGGCAGCTGTGGGCCGCCTTAATGCAGCCCTCAAGGAGCAGCTCGCCCTCAAGGAG GGAAGTGCTCGTCACCTGACTGAGTGCGTAGACCTTCTCCTGCAACTCGGGGAGCCTGCCTCTGGACTGTGTGACGACTTCTTGTCCCACGCCCGCACCAAGCTGGAGGATGACCTTGCCACACTGACACGACTGGCCGAGGCTGCGGCTGAGGCAGAGCAGGAGGGAGGCCCACACcaggaggcaggggaggcaggggcTGAGGAGGCTGCCAAGGAAGTCCCCCAGGAAGAGcagagtggcagtggtggtggtaatggtgtccCTGTGAAGGCTCCCCCCATG GACATTCTTGAGTTTGTGGATGTCTGCCATGAAACCTTTGTTGGTAACCTGTGGCTGGTCATCTCCTCCTACAAGGAAATGTTCCTGAGGAGTCCTGATGAAGCAGGGAG CGTGGctctggagaagcttcgtgccttTGTGACTGGGCTGGTGGATCAGTACgtggcagtggtgggggtgagggtggccGCCGAGCCTGACACTGCCCACTACGCCCCTCTCACCACCGCCCTCGACAAGTTCCACCGCCGCTTGCATGCCATCACACAGCTGCTGCTCAACACCAATTTTGGAGA CACGGCTCTGGCTCTAGTCATTGAGGCCGGACAAGCTCGATGCAACTCCTCCCTCACTGCACTGAAGGTGGGACTGGCAACCAACTTAGGCGATGTTAGACATGCCCTGGCAGCCCCTCGCCACCTGACACAGGATGGCACAGAGTCGACACATCGCCAGCTCAATGAACACCTCACTCGTCTTGTTGCCTCCACTGCTGCCTCCATCAAAGAGCGAGTAACGGCACTGCAG GCCTTCACTCAGCCCAAACACACCTTTGCTGTGAAGGCAGAGTTTCGGCGTCGGTTCTGCCGCGAGCTGGTGAGGGAGGGCGTGGTGGTGGCCTTCTTCTTGCACCTCACAGACATGATGGTGCAGTTCTGCCACAAGAAGGACAAAGAcccggtgctgctgctgctgctctcacGCATGTGTCTTGATCTCCACACCTCTACCGTCCACTATCTG CTGAGCCATTGTGATGAGCAGCTCCAGCTGGAGGATAAGACAGGGCTGACACCCCTGCACAGCATCACCGACGGCATGAAGGACGCAGGCCAGCGCCTCCTCAACCACTATGTCCACACCCAGGGTGCCGCCATCAGTCAG ATGTTAAGGCGCAGCGTCGAGCTAAAGGACTGGCTGGGGTGTGGGGAGCCTCGCAGCGTACGCAGGGTCATGAGGACGGTGCTTGAGGAAACGTCCACCATTGACACTCAG GTTGGAGCCCTCTATGAAGAAGGAAGCCATCGTGACCGCTCATCTGACTCCTCCCGCCGCACATACCACAG CGTCAGTGCTTCTCGAGGGGCTGGTGGACGGTCTGCTTGGTCATCCTACACCCCCAGTCAGTTGGACAACAGTCTGGTTGCTAATCTCAACAAGTTGTGGTCTGAGCGCATTGAAATATTCGCACCGGTTGAGTTTACCAGGTTGTCGATATTGACAGGGATTGTTAAGATCAGCCTCAAG ACACTGCTGGAGAGTGTACGACTCAGGACGTTCAGCAGGTTTGGGTTGCAGCAGGTCCAGGTGGATGCCCATTATCTGCGTACATATCTGTGGTCCTACGTGGCTGATGAACACGTGCTCAATGTTCTGCTGGATGAGGTGGTGACGTCGGCAAGTGTGCGGTCCATTGAGCCAGAGTTGATGGAGCAGCGAGTGGTGGAGTTCATATGTGAGCAGAGTTAG
- the LOC127005828 gene encoding vacuolar protein sorting-associated protein 51 homolog isoform X1: MERRRRAELLQFYGDGTKEETPYDINSKHFNCDMYVQKTIKESSLKQLLEHETDLVSEIQSLDSDCQTLVYDHYDKFIAAADIVRKMKEGSVNMEAQITRLQENMSRITASSTSITSALQERRGHLSRLLGVHGTLKKLEFLFHLPQKIDECIAEKNFSEGVRSYVETAEVLHRYRHMPSFDAIHNDCEAAVGRLNAALKEQLALKEGSARHLTECVDLLLQLGEPASGLCDDFLSHARTKLEDDLATLTRLAEAAAEAEQEGGPHQEAGEAGAEEAAKEVPQEEQSGSGGGNGVPVKAPPMDILEFVDVCHETFVGNLWLVISSYKEMFLRSPDEAGRSSSVALEKLRAFVTGLVDQYVAVVGVRVAAEPDTAHYAPLTTALDKFHRRLHAITQLLLNTNFGDTALALVIEAGQARCNSSLTALKVGLATNLGDVRHALAAPRHLTQDGTESTHRQLNEHLTRLVASTAASIKERVTALQAFTQPKHTFAVKAEFRRRFCRELVREGVVVAFFLHLTDMMVQFCHKKDKDPVLLLLLSRMCLDLHTSTVHYLLSHCDEQLQLEDKTGLTPLHSITDGMKDAGQRLLNHYVHTQGAAISQMLRRSVELKDWLGCGEPRSVRRVMRTVLEETSTIDTQVGALYEEGSHRDRSSDSSRRTYHSVSASRGAGGRSAWSSYTPSQLDNSLVANLNKLWSERIEIFAPVEFTRLSILTGIVKISLKTLLESVRLRTFSRFGLQQVQVDAHYLRTYLWSYVADEHVLNVLLDEVVTSASVRSIEPELMEQRVVEFICEQS, from the exons ATGGAGAGGCGGAGGCGCGCAGAGCTCCTCCAGTTCTATGGGGACGGGACGAAGGAGGAGACGCCCTACGACATCAATTCGAAGCACTTCAACTGTGACATGTACGTCCAGAAGACCATCAAG GAGAGCAGTCTCAAGCAGCTATTGGAACATGAGACAGATCTGGTGTCGGAGATCCAGAGCCTCGACTCTGATTGCCAGACCCTCGTGTATGACCACTACGACAAGTTCATCGCAGCTGCTGATATTGTCCGCAAG atgaaggaaggctcGGTCAACATGGAGGCACAGATCACCCGCCTGCAGGAGAATATGAGCAGGATCACGGCCTCCTCCACCAGCATCACCTCGGCCCTTCAG GAGCGCCGTGGTCACCTGAGTCGGCTGTTGGGAGTTCATGGGACTCTTAAGAAGCTGGagttccttttccatctccctcaGAAAATTGATGAGTGCATTGCTGAAAAAAACTTCTCTGAG GGTGTGCGCAGCTACGTGGAGACGGCGGAGGTGCTGCACCGTTACCGCCACATGCCATCCTTCGACGCCATCCACAATGACTGTGAGGCAGCTGTGGGCCGCCTTAATGCAGCCCTCAAGGAGCAGCTCGCCCTCAAGGAG GGAAGTGCTCGTCACCTGACTGAGTGCGTAGACCTTCTCCTGCAACTCGGGGAGCCTGCCTCTGGACTGTGTGACGACTTCTTGTCCCACGCCCGCACCAAGCTGGAGGATGACCTTGCCACACTGACACGACTGGCCGAGGCTGCGGCTGAGGCAGAGCAGGAGGGAGGCCCACACcaggaggcaggggaggcaggggcTGAGGAGGCTGCCAAGGAAGTCCCCCAGGAAGAGcagagtggcagtggtggtggtaatggtgtccCTGTGAAGGCTCCCCCCATG GACATTCTTGAGTTTGTGGATGTCTGCCATGAAACCTTTGTTGGTAACCTGTGGCTGGTCATCTCCTCCTACAAGGAAATGTTCCTGAGGAGTCCTGATGAAGCAGGGAG GTCTTCCAGCGTGGctctggagaagcttcgtgccttTGTGACTGGGCTGGTGGATCAGTACgtggcagtggtgggggtgagggtggccGCCGAGCCTGACACTGCCCACTACGCCCCTCTCACCACCGCCCTCGACAAGTTCCACCGCCGCTTGCATGCCATCACACAGCTGCTGCTCAACACCAATTTTGGAGA CACGGCTCTGGCTCTAGTCATTGAGGCCGGACAAGCTCGATGCAACTCCTCCCTCACTGCACTGAAGGTGGGACTGGCAACCAACTTAGGCGATGTTAGACATGCCCTGGCAGCCCCTCGCCACCTGACACAGGATGGCACAGAGTCGACACATCGCCAGCTCAATGAACACCTCACTCGTCTTGTTGCCTCCACTGCTGCCTCCATCAAAGAGCGAGTAACGGCACTGCAG GCCTTCACTCAGCCCAAACACACCTTTGCTGTGAAGGCAGAGTTTCGGCGTCGGTTCTGCCGCGAGCTGGTGAGGGAGGGCGTGGTGGTGGCCTTCTTCTTGCACCTCACAGACATGATGGTGCAGTTCTGCCACAAGAAGGACAAAGAcccggtgctgctgctgctgctctcacGCATGTGTCTTGATCTCCACACCTCTACCGTCCACTATCTG CTGAGCCATTGTGATGAGCAGCTCCAGCTGGAGGATAAGACAGGGCTGACACCCCTGCACAGCATCACCGACGGCATGAAGGACGCAGGCCAGCGCCTCCTCAACCACTATGTCCACACCCAGGGTGCCGCCATCAGTCAG ATGTTAAGGCGCAGCGTCGAGCTAAAGGACTGGCTGGGGTGTGGGGAGCCTCGCAGCGTACGCAGGGTCATGAGGACGGTGCTTGAGGAAACGTCCACCATTGACACTCAG GTTGGAGCCCTCTATGAAGAAGGAAGCCATCGTGACCGCTCATCTGACTCCTCCCGCCGCACATACCACAG CGTCAGTGCTTCTCGAGGGGCTGGTGGACGGTCTGCTTGGTCATCCTACACCCCCAGTCAGTTGGACAACAGTCTGGTTGCTAATCTCAACAAGTTGTGGTCTGAGCGCATTGAAATATTCGCACCGGTTGAGTTTACCAGGTTGTCGATATTGACAGGGATTGTTAAGATCAGCCTCAAG ACACTGCTGGAGAGTGTACGACTCAGGACGTTCAGCAGGTTTGGGTTGCAGCAGGTCCAGGTGGATGCCCATTATCTGCGTACATATCTGTGGTCCTACGTGGCTGATGAACACGTGCTCAATGTTCTGCTGGATGAGGTGGTGACGTCGGCAAGTGTGCGGTCCATTGAGCCAGAGTTGATGGAGCAGCGAGTGGTGGAGTTCATATGTGAGCAGAGTTAG